A genomic stretch from Setaria viridis chromosome 1, Setaria_viridis_v4.0, whole genome shotgun sequence includes:
- the LOC117841480 gene encoding uncharacterized protein, with the protein MAAAGGGAGGSSPSGTKTKKLKVAVIHPDLGIGGAERLIVDAACELASHGHDVHVFTSHHDKNRCFEETVSGPFPVTVYGDFLPRHVFYRFHAVCAYLRCIFVALCVLLWWPSFDVILVDQVSVVIPLLKLKASSKIVFYCHFPDLLLAQHTTMLRRLYRKPIDMIEEYTTGMADLILVNSKFTAATFARTFRAVHARGIEPGVLYPAVSVEQFHEPHAYKLNFLSINRFERKKNLDLAISAFALLRSGGALQDATLTVAGGYDKRLKENVDYLEELKRLAVTEGVSGQVKFVTSCSTSERNELLSNCLCVLYTPKDEHFGIVPLEAMAAHKPVIACNSGGPVETVVNEVTGFLCDPSPAEFSKAMLKLVNDPDLALRMGKQARDHVVQKFSTKTFGDLLNSYALNVYHERME; encoded by the exons ATGGCTGCGGCGGGAGGGGGTGCCGGCggctcgtcgccgtcggggaCGAAGACAAAAAAGCTTAAAGTCGCCGTCATCCATCCGGATCTAGGAATCG GCGGTGCTGAGAGATTGATTGTTGATGCGGCTTGTGAGCTTGCTTCCCATGGACATGATGTTCATGTTTTCACATCACATCATGATAAAAACCGTTGCTTTGAGGAGACTGTTTCTG GTCCTTTTCCAGTTACTGTTTATGGAGATTTCTTGCCCCGCCATGTGTTTTACCGCTTTCATGCTGTCTGTGCTTATCTTCGATGCATTTTTGTTGCGCTCTGTGTGCTACTCTGGTGGCCCTCCTTTGATGTTATATTGGTAGATCAAGTTTCTGTTGTGATTCCACTGCTCAAACTAAAGGCATCATCCAAG ATAGTGTTCTATTGTCATTTCCCTGATCTTTTGCTTGCACAACATACTACCATGCTTAGGAGGTTATACCGCAAGCCAATTGACATGATTGAGGAGTACACTACTG GTATGGCAGATTTGATTTTGGTCAACAGCAAGTTCACTGCAGCAACCTTTGCAAGGACCTTTCGTGCCGTACATGCTAGAGGAATTGAGCCTGGTGTTCTATATCCAGCTGTATCTGTTGAGCagtttcatgaacctcatgctTATAA GTTGAATTTCCTATCGATTAACAGATttgagaggaagaagaatctTGATCTAGCCATTTCAGCATTTGCTTTGCTCCGTTCTGGTGGTGCTTTGCAAGATGCAACTTTAACAGTAGCAG GTGGCTATGATAAGCGTCTCAAGGAAAATGTTGATTACCTTGAGGAGCTCAAAAGATTGGCGGTGACTGAAGGGGTGTCTGGACAGGTTAAATTTGTAACGTCGTGCTCAACGTCTGAAAGAAATGAGCTTCTCTCCAACTGCCTTTGTGTTTTGTACACTCCAAAG GATGAACATTTCGGCATTGTCCCTCTTGAAGCCATGGCGGCCCATAAGCCTGTCATTGCATGCAACAGCGGTGGCCCAGTGGAAACAGTTGTGAATGAAGTTACAGGGTTTCTGTGTGATCCATCCCCCGCAGAATTCTCAAAAGCCATGCTGAAACTTGTGAATGACCCTGACCTCGCGCTCAGGATGGGTAAACAAGCACGAGACCATGTGGTGCAAAAATTCTCCACGAAGACATTTGGTGACCTCCTCAACAGCTATGCCCTGAATGTCTACCATGAGAGGATGGAGTGA